Proteins co-encoded in one Arachis hypogaea cultivar Tifrunner chromosome 13, arahy.Tifrunner.gnm2.J5K5, whole genome shotgun sequence genomic window:
- the LOC112737337 gene encoding polyamine oxidase 1 isoform X2 has product MDSHSPSSVIIVGAGVSAAKVLAENGIHDLLILEASDRIGGRIRKETFGGVSVELGAGWIAGVGGKESNPVWELAAKSGLRTFFSDYSNARYNIYDRSGKIFPSGIATDSYQKAVDSAIQNLRNQEAESGGDHSSTSKVTEPPSTPIELAIDFILHDFEMAEVEPISTFTEFGEREYLVADERGYEYLLYKMAEDFLHTSEGRILDNRLKLNQVVRGIQQSRSGVRVVTEDGRFYEANYVVLSVSIGVLQSDFISFNPPLPRWKSEAITKCEVMVYTKIFLQFPYKFWPGCPEKEFFIYAHDRRGYYTFWQHMESAYPGSNILVVTLTNGESKRVEAQPDTDTLREAMVVLRDMFGPDIPDAIDILVPRWWNNRFQRGSYSNYPIISNPQVFYNIKAPVGRIFFTGEHTSERFNGYVHGAYLAGIETSRAVLEEMRKERETEDGSQTQLPEPLLALTESLTMSQSDMVSNLHKCDIPTQLYLSGKRGITEAIL; this is encoded by the exons aTGGACTCTCACTCTCCCTCCTCCGTTATCATTGTCGGTGCCGGCGTCTCTG CCGCCAAGGTGCTAGCTGAGAACGGCATCCACGACCTCTTGATCCTCGAAGCTTCCGACCGAATCGGCGGTAGAATCCGGAAGGAAACCTTCGGTGGCGTCTCCGTCGAGCTCGGCGCCGGATGGATTGCCGGCGTCGGCGGTAAAGAGTCGAATCCTGTTTGGGAGCTTGCCGCCAAATCAGGCCTCCGAACCTTCTTCTCCGACTACAGCAATGCGCGATACAACATCTACGATCGCAG TGGGAAGATATTTCCGAGTGGAATCGCTACCGACTCGTACCAAAAAGCCGTGGATTCGGCGATTCAGAACTTGAGGAACCAGGAAGCGGAAAGCGGTGGCGATCATAGCTCCACGTCCAAAGTTACGGAACCGCCTTC GACGCCAATTGAGCTGGCCATTGATTTCATCCTCCATGATTTTGAAATGGCAG AGGTGGAACCAATATCTACCTTCACAGAATTTGGGGAGAGGGAATATTTGGTGGCGGATGAAAGAGGGTATGAATATTTGCTATACAAAATGGCAGAAGATTTCCTCCATACATCAGAGGGTAGAATTTTGGACAATCGTCTCAAACTCAACCAG GTCGTCAGGGGAATACAGCAATCGAGAAGTGGGGTTAGAGTGGTGACAGAGGATGGTCGCTTTTACGAAGCTAATTACGTAGTTCTTTCCGTTAGCATCGGCGTTCTGCAAAGCGACTTCATTTCCTTCAATCCACCCTTGCCC AGATGGAAATCGGAAGCCATCACGAAATGTGAAGTTATGGTTTACACAAAAATCTTTCTGCAATTTCCATATAAGTTCTGGCCAGGTTGTCCCGAAAAGGAATTTTTCATCTATGCACACGATCGGAGAGGCTACTACACATTTTGGCAG CACATGGAGAGCGCATACCCTGGTTCCAATATCTTGGTTGTGACATTGACAAATGGGGAATCTAAACGTGTGGAAGCTCAACCTGATACAGACACTTTGAGAGAAGCTATGGTGGTACTGAGGGATATGTTTGGGCCAGACATACCTGATGCCATAGATATACTTGTTCCACGCTGGTGGAATAACAGGTTCCAACGTGGAAGCTATAGTAACTATCCTATTATCTCTAATCCCCAAGTTTTCTACAATATCAAG GCCCCAGTAGGCCGCATTTTCTTTACTGGAGAGCATACGAGTGAAAGATTTAATGGCTACGTACATGGTGCATACCTCGCAG GTATTGAAACCAGCAGAGCGGTATTAGAAGAAATGAGAAAGGAGAGGGAAACAGAAGATGGGAGCCAAACTCAATTGCCAGAGCCATTGCTAGCGCTAACAGAGTCATTAACAATGTCACAATCAGACATGGTCTCAAATCTCCACAAATGCGACATTCCAACACAGTTATATCTCAGTGGCAAACGTGGGATCACAGAGGCCATATTATGA
- the LOC112737337 gene encoding polyamine oxidase 1 isoform X1: MDSHSPSSVIIVGAGVSGISAAKVLAENGIHDLLILEASDRIGGRIRKETFGGVSVELGAGWIAGVGGKESNPVWELAAKSGLRTFFSDYSNARYNIYDRSGKIFPSGIATDSYQKAVDSAIQNLRNQEAESGGDHSSTSKVTEPPSTPIELAIDFILHDFEMAEVEPISTFTEFGEREYLVADERGYEYLLYKMAEDFLHTSEGRILDNRLKLNQVVRGIQQSRSGVRVVTEDGRFYEANYVVLSVSIGVLQSDFISFNPPLPRWKSEAITKCEVMVYTKIFLQFPYKFWPGCPEKEFFIYAHDRRGYYTFWQHMESAYPGSNILVVTLTNGESKRVEAQPDTDTLREAMVVLRDMFGPDIPDAIDILVPRWWNNRFQRGSYSNYPIISNPQVFYNIKAPVGRIFFTGEHTSERFNGYVHGAYLAGIETSRAVLEEMRKERETEDGSQTQLPEPLLALTESLTMSQSDMVSNLHKCDIPTQLYLSGKRGITEAIL; encoded by the exons aTGGACTCTCACTCTCCCTCCTCCGTTATCATTGTCGGTGCCGGCGTCTCTG GTATTTCAGCCGCCAAGGTGCTAGCTGAGAACGGCATCCACGACCTCTTGATCCTCGAAGCTTCCGACCGAATCGGCGGTAGAATCCGGAAGGAAACCTTCGGTGGCGTCTCCGTCGAGCTCGGCGCCGGATGGATTGCCGGCGTCGGCGGTAAAGAGTCGAATCCTGTTTGGGAGCTTGCCGCCAAATCAGGCCTCCGAACCTTCTTCTCCGACTACAGCAATGCGCGATACAACATCTACGATCGCAG TGGGAAGATATTTCCGAGTGGAATCGCTACCGACTCGTACCAAAAAGCCGTGGATTCGGCGATTCAGAACTTGAGGAACCAGGAAGCGGAAAGCGGTGGCGATCATAGCTCCACGTCCAAAGTTACGGAACCGCCTTC GACGCCAATTGAGCTGGCCATTGATTTCATCCTCCATGATTTTGAAATGGCAG AGGTGGAACCAATATCTACCTTCACAGAATTTGGGGAGAGGGAATATTTGGTGGCGGATGAAAGAGGGTATGAATATTTGCTATACAAAATGGCAGAAGATTTCCTCCATACATCAGAGGGTAGAATTTTGGACAATCGTCTCAAACTCAACCAG GTCGTCAGGGGAATACAGCAATCGAGAAGTGGGGTTAGAGTGGTGACAGAGGATGGTCGCTTTTACGAAGCTAATTACGTAGTTCTTTCCGTTAGCATCGGCGTTCTGCAAAGCGACTTCATTTCCTTCAATCCACCCTTGCCC AGATGGAAATCGGAAGCCATCACGAAATGTGAAGTTATGGTTTACACAAAAATCTTTCTGCAATTTCCATATAAGTTCTGGCCAGGTTGTCCCGAAAAGGAATTTTTCATCTATGCACACGATCGGAGAGGCTACTACACATTTTGGCAG CACATGGAGAGCGCATACCCTGGTTCCAATATCTTGGTTGTGACATTGACAAATGGGGAATCTAAACGTGTGGAAGCTCAACCTGATACAGACACTTTGAGAGAAGCTATGGTGGTACTGAGGGATATGTTTGGGCCAGACATACCTGATGCCATAGATATACTTGTTCCACGCTGGTGGAATAACAGGTTCCAACGTGGAAGCTATAGTAACTATCCTATTATCTCTAATCCCCAAGTTTTCTACAATATCAAG GCCCCAGTAGGCCGCATTTTCTTTACTGGAGAGCATACGAGTGAAAGATTTAATGGCTACGTACATGGTGCATACCTCGCAG GTATTGAAACCAGCAGAGCGGTATTAGAAGAAATGAGAAAGGAGAGGGAAACAGAAGATGGGAGCCAAACTCAATTGCCAGAGCCATTGCTAGCGCTAACAGAGTCATTAACAATGTCACAATCAGACATGGTCTCAAATCTCCACAAATGCGACATTCCAACACAGTTATATCTCAGTGGCAAACGTGGGATCACAGAGGCCATATTATGA